The DNA segment attatgatttaaaaaggagccaaacaactatgtgataataaatggcttcatctttaaataaaagataggtttttttgcatgatcagtcatattttcaatatcaatgccacaatttcacaatttatgccagggtatgcaaacttttgagcacaaccgatatatatatatatatatatatatatatatatatatatatatatatatatacgtatatataaatgttttttttttttttgtctttccagTTGAGGCAGAATGAGACAGAACTGCAGAAAGTGATGGAAGCCATCGAGAACTTCAGAAAGATGATGTAACAACTCACCTTTCATCATGACTCCTTTCCTTTGAATGACAAACTTTTACATTCGGATCCTTTTTCCTCCTTTATATGTTTAATGTATGTCAGTCCTGCCTACTGAATAACAGTGTGGGGAATCGTAACACTGTTGTGACTTGTCTCGTTTGTGTATATGAAAATGCATTGATAATGATGAAAATATtgacagcttaaaggaatagttcacccaaaaattaaaatgatctaatcatttactcaccctcatgacttaattgattcagcagaacacaaagatttttagaagtaaatttcagctctgtaggtccatacaatgcaagtgaatgagtgccaaaattttgaagctccaaaaatcacataaaggtggtataaatgtaatccataagactccatttgttaaattaatatcttcggaagcgatatgataggtgtaggtgagaaacagatcaatatttaagtctgtttttaccataaattttccTCCCCGCCccgtaggtggcgatatgcacgaagaatgctaatcaccaaaaacataacagtaaaagttaaagtggagatttaaatagACTTAAAtactgaactgtttctcacctatacctatcatatcgcttcagaagatatggatttaaccactggagtcttatggattacttctatgctttgtttatatgcacttttgAAGGATAATGCACATAAGgacaatgcatctttttaaacttctgcagttaatccaggatggacttcaaagacattagacattaatcttatttcataaaaaaaaaaaaaaaagtttctttttatttttaaaacactggaccgtAACACTtgatttacaaatgtaaaaccatgacttgcactgcacacaaataactaatattggcattatagtcatgttgtttagccagaggggaactggctccaacagtgagcctggtttttcccaaggttattttttctccattaaccaacatcttatggcattttgtgttccttgcagtcgccttcggcttgctcactgggggttctaaatacaaatattatttaatttaatttctatacatgttttacaatcatattaatcgaactacacaatgatcactgtaagacattatagatattacagtttcatttttttttttatgcatgatttactgaaaaaatgctttgaaacgatgtgcgttgtgaaaagcgctatacaaataaaaatgacgacatttttggagcttcaaaattttggcacccattcacttgcattgtgtggacctacagagctgaaatattcttctaaaaatctttgttccacaaaagaaaaagtcATGTACATCTGCGTGAGGGTGcttaaatcatgagagaattttcatttttgggtgaactatccctttaagttgtgcTGGAACTCTCTAAAAACTTAAGTCATTGAAATTGAATTCAAGTGAATGTTTTTTCAGACTCTGAAATGCATAATTGATAGACATTAATTGTGTTCAGTTAAacttgcaagccatagtgatgtttgATTTGTAAGTGAATCATTCTTTTCATTATGTACTTTTCAGTGATATGTGAAACAAATGGATCTTATTCATTAGCGAATCTTAATCTAAATTTCTTTTAAAATTTCTTATCTgaaaatcacaaatgactggaaaggaaATGGAACTTCATTGGTTTAGTGTTGGAACCCTAAAGTGTGTGcgtgtctcaaaaaaaaaaaaagacatctttgAAGACTTTGAGGAACCCCAGCCACAAAAAGCATCCCCcagttttatttaatattcataTGTAATATAACATTCAGGACATTTTACGATACAATTTTCATTAATAATTACAGTGCTCACATAATAGAGGGTAAAAACGGACAGAGAAAGACACAAGAAAACTTTGAGTCCCATCACTGGAGATTCTCTCAAAGGAAACAACAACCCTGAGCATCAACAAATTTCCAACCTTCTTTTTCATTAACTGTTAAATAGGCAGCCAAATGCAATGGTggccaataattaaaaaaaaatctctatcaAACAATGCATACAAACAAGTAATCCTGTCACATTTTGACATTTGGCTAACTGAACACCTTCCCGCAGAACTCTGACTTAGGGAACCAGACGCTGGAACATTTTTGACCACCAGTGCTCTCTTCCTGTCTTTCTCACTGTTGCTCTCTACAGTCTCCAAGGAGACCGGAACTCAGAAATGGGGAGTGGAGTGCAGTGTGTCGTCTCAAAGTTTCGCATGTACTTTCGTGCCTGCAAGACAGACAAGGAATGTCTGGTCAGATCAATGACATAAAAATATCAGCATGAAGGAATCAAAGATATAATTCTGATAGAGATGTAGTAAAAAGACTACTGTCACACTACATTGTGAATATTTACAAGCCCAttaagcgatagttcacccaaaaataacaattctgtcatcatttaccatccaactttcttctgtggagcatgAAAGATAATAGTTAGAATGACATCCACAGTAACCATTCAccttcactgtatggaaaaaaagatgcaatgaaagtgaatggtgactaagactcccagcccctaacattctgcctaacatctccttttgtgtttcacggaaggaAGTCATTACAgttttggtgagtaaataatcttgaattttcatttttgggtgaacaattcctttaatttcCCATAATTACCTGTCAAATTGAAGTATTTTACAGTATGAGCTTATTGCACTGTAGTAAACTACAGTGCTTGTTAGGGTTGTGCACCTTTCAGAATTGAATGAAGAATGCCAGTTCAATTCAAATCCTGAATTTGGACTGAATTTGAATTGATGTAGCAAAAAGGATATAGAATTGATTTTTCAGAATATCATATTATCATATGCATTACAaatggggtatttccagaaacattacactgcaaaaaataatgctTGGatcatgtaattaataaaaaaaaataaaaaacaacaacattgaccTCAATGCAGCTTTTATATTACAGCTACTTAGATTCTTTGTAAGTTAAACCAACAAGCACAGCAGCAAGTTGAATTAATGCCTTTGAGTTCAAATTGGCCTACACAAAATGTTTGTGGTTCAGTCCCATTTACcctcttcccagcatgcactggggcaTATAGTGGCATTGTTTGCCATTTGCATGGTTTtattacactgttgtttttttttttctctaaatttcttttgaattttttaaatattgtatttttctcACAAGTGCTCATGTGATGAGTAAAAACGGGATATTATTTTGGTTTAAGACAACAAGCATATCGCTCTtcatgaaatactgtatatgtttatagAAATGTGCATGAGATGCTCAGAATACTGAACAGTTTAAAACCATGTAAATAAAGGAAGCAATTGTCATAGGACTAAGTTGACAGAGTTTACGAAATCTTCTTAaagttacttaatttaaatatataattgtgAAATATGTAATAAGTACAGTTAATAGAGAGTTTTATGTCTATaagttaaaaaatttaattctacCTATTAGGGAATAAAAAGacatacataataaaataatagtgtgttgaatttctttaaattgcaattcagtaaattccacttCAACTTCCTGTGGGGCCTGACCAATTCAAATTCCAGCTCATGAATTGCAAGGGAGTTCATTCTGAAATTGTGAACTTTGTGAAACCCTGGTAGTTACGAAGTACAGTTGACTATTTAGAACCGTAGCATTTGTTTTTAATCACTAGGTATATTTAGCTTAATTTTAACATACCAAGAATAGAGCAATCTGCCTTCTACCCTCGGGTGTCATGTCCTCACCTGAAACGAGACAGGTTTAAATAGCTGACAGTGAAATGTTTGTAGCATGGCCAGCCATAGCAGTGATATGTTGGAATGTGACATATTACAGAACAAGGTCATGTTAACACTAGGGACTAATTATATGAAGCACGTACCAACACTCCAGGGGAAcggtgtctctctgtctgtctgatagGACTGCAGCACAGACAAGCACCAATCATCATCCACCTCATAGCCAGTGTACACAGATTCTGAGAAAGAGGAAAAACATTACTCCATTGAATATGGAGGTAGCAGAAATTACATAGGATGAACCCATATAGAAGTACTGGATATTAACTAGCTTACATCTTCATTATTTTCATCTAAGTTTCACGGTTCAGCAACTAGTATGGAGGCCTGTATTTTAATCACACAGTTCGTTTCACTTTTGTCTGGTACGCCACCTCATAGGCCGCACTGAAAAAGACTGGTTTCAGAGAACGCGTTGAATATCCCgactttttaaatgacttttacGCTTATTTAATgctgctgcattttttttttaatgttgaaaatATGCACACAAAAATACTGATACAAGGATCTTGATACAATATTGTGAGATAAAGAATTGCAATATATCGATATATGACTGTATCAGCACAACCCTTGACACATAGTATAGAAAAAGAGTAAACtgtttaaattagaaaataaaaataagcctTTATATTATCAGCTTCTAATATTGTCCAATTCTTATaattaagaagaaaaaagaaaaagaaaaaaaaaactaattttgataTTCATCCTTAGAAATTAATCAACTGTGTAAACTAACCTTCTTCTATTTGTGTCCCTGCTGAAAGCCACTGCCTGACTGTCCTGATAGCATCATCTGTCATTACCTGAGGATACCTGTGAGACAGAGACAAACAGAGATGAAACCAACTAGAGGAACGTGTAAACTTATTGGCCAGTCTGTGTGATATCAAGTCAGACCTGTACTGGAGTAGTTTGAGTAACAGGTCATTCCCTCTGTTGGACATGATGTCTTCTGGACCCCTGTGtcaaaatgcaatgaaatcaaaacTATTCATGTTTTTGATTCCACAAGCATGAATGTGCTTATTTGCATCTTGGATAACTCACGTGGTTGTGATGATTTCGTCTTTGGTTCTTCTGATCAATAACACTGGTCCCTGGTATCTGAAATGAGAGCCAATGTCTTTAGGTGGTGCTGGTGCTGAAGTTAACAAGGTGATGTTTTTTGACAGTTTTGAAAGTAGACAGTCGACAATGGTGAGAGTGGGATCAGGAAATGACCAAAGCCTAACTCTGGTCATCCACACATAAGCATTATTAACATATGTATATGATGTTTGATGTTGTAAGTGTATATATTAGAGAAATACAAGTATCAGTATGACCAATATATTGTACAGATATTCACATTTTTCTACTTGGTTATCTGTTCTTTAATATCAGGTCTATCGATAGAGACCTACCAAATGGTGCCCAAAAACATCATTACAAACAGTGTTCACAGGTAAAGTAACTTGCTTATTGACATACTGTTAACATAAATTACTCCAGAATCTatttgtttaaagctgaagtgtgtaatttctgcaccactagtgccaccgaacgaatttgtaaaaataaacatttgtttcgAAATACGCCCTCCGTCTGCGGTTGACGTccagcccccaactcacgccattggttgagtccaTGTTATTGTGAGGGTATGGATGGGtcattcaaaacaaacagagggatTTTcctagcaccacagagacacagggCCTCATTCACTAAACTTCAGTAAATATTGAGTAAATTGGGAGTGATTTATACGTAAAATGGCCTTCCCGAAAAATCCCCTCCAGATTCACAAACACTGTGTACATATCAGATTTGTGTGCATGTTAGTGAATTTCAAACATTCATATAAGGGGGCgtgtgcatgttcattcacaattatcataatccacgcccatgaaaatgGCATacaaggaaggcaccagacttgCTAGTAAATGCCTTTAACATCTATGTTGTTTGATTGAAACGTGTAAACTAATAAAGTTAATTAAATTATTAGTTCATTTTttcatttcacttctatcaaaatagtcatggcagtttgcctgaaagaacacaaaacgTTTGGATGTcttacacatgaattacacatTGTCGGGACCAGATGTAAATTCTATTTgtaccaactaacattttgaaaatatgaaaactttcatgaatccggGAATTTACATTAGAACAGATTTACAAAGGATTTACACCAAAAAAatcgttctgctcatgtttcatgaatgagacccGAAGTGTTTCATGaaaattaacatacaaatggcttatagttgtctctgtatattaagctctattggtagattttagaactgacacaagggaaagttaacacttctgttaatcagccaagcGAACACGGTTATCAGCTGATATGATaaatcgcaaaatggccaaatattggctgattaatcggccaAGGCTGATACTGATACTAAAATTAGTGATAGACCGAGATATtggccagggctgcgtttcccaaaagcaatgTAAGCGTAAGTATAGTGTAGAAACCATTgccgccaatggtctctacgatcaacttaagcttgcgatgcttttgggaaacgcagccctggccaATATCTCGGTCTATCActaattttagttaataaaatattcataatgcaaacgtttttttatttttgtagtctAATTATTAAGTTATTGTGTCAAAAAGCTCTGTATTGTTTATCAGACAAACAAATCTGTATCAATTCTGGTACATATGTGTACTATTTGTGTGAGGATGACTAACTTGCAAAGCTGTTCTGCATTGTTCAGGTTCATGTATTGCCTCACTGTGTGGGTCACCAAGGGTCCTGCAGGAATGGAAAAAGAAGAACATGCATTCATGAATTTGGGTCTCATCACACTTAACAGTGAGTCTGGAGAGCAGATGAAGAGTACAACACTTACTCCAGCTTTCTGGCATGACCTTCAGAGCAAGGGGTAAAAGGTCATCAAATGAGGCATCAAGAACCAGAGCTCGGATCTCTGGGTATGACATCACGGCCCAACTGGCTAAAACAGAGAGAGATATTAATGTGGGACTGAACATACAGAAAGATACAACTGCTTATGGGAACAGTGAAAACAAATGAGTCATTGTATGTTGTGGTGGTTGGTTCTAAGTTTCTTGTTGTAGATGTGATTGCTTGATTGCATTTGTGTGGTGTGTGATTGTTTACCTGTAAAGCCCCCTATTGACCAGGCATACACAATAATGTCACTAAACTGGAAACCCAGTTTGTGCACAGCGAACTGAATGACAACGTCCATTGCATTGGCCTCGTTTTGAGGAAATGGAACTCCCTGAAAGAgcagaaaagaaaaatacactattattattacagttcTAGAGTCAGGATATCCTCAAAGTACATAAACATCTTGTCCACCACATACGTGTCACCAATTTTACATTTCAGATAAAACACCCAAactaaacagacagacaaaaccTGAGTTGTGTGGTGTTACAACAAGGTCAGAGTGCGAAGAACAGAAAGCACAGTGTGATATTAACTTACTGTACTGCCGCCAAACCCTGGGTGATTCCAGCCTAACACAGAGTATCCACCTGTAAGCAGACACAGTTTCAAATGCATCTATCACAAGActgcataaaatataacacacatTGAGACACATATTtacccagattttttttcttttgcaacaTAACTAGCATAAGCTAATAGAGATGTGATAGAATACACAAGTGGTAAATTAAGAATTCCATGCTTCCATACTATTAGTCGAGTGGTATAGTTGTTGTTGACAGCTTGCGATTACCATGTGCTTTCACTGAATGTAAAAGAGCTGCTTAGACAtcaatctacttttgtgttctttgagACAGAAGTCACATGAATTCCAAGTGCCACGATGGGgagttttgtgtgaactatcagtTCAAAGGAAATTATCCACGCAAGATGCAAATTTATTAATTTGACCAAATCACaggggtgattttttttttttatacctacaatacaagttaattatcaaagaaacaaattattactattaattattatattatttttggaaGCACTCAAAGTCCTCTTTGAATGTGCATGATGCTTCTGCATTTACCTTCCAGTGGTGTGTTCATGCAGCCGACCTCATAGAATCCTGCGTTTCCCTCACAGCAGATCACCTATGATTAAGAAACATTCAGTGTTACATTAGCATTGGAAAGTGCAGATCCAGATTAAATATGTCACTTTAcaagtaaatatacattttataagttgGCTGATTTcaccgaaaagtgtaaacattgcgGCTCAGCATTCCTCTTTTTTATTTACGAGACCCATCCAGCCAGACACAACAAtatttactcaaccaatggcatgagtttggggcgggactgtctgttagttcgaccaatggcagatgaaggGTATaatcatgtttaaaaataatgtttatttctgcaattctgtttggtggtgcagaaattgcactCTTAAGCTTTCACTACACTGCTGTGCTGTCCTGAACTTCCTCTCCTACTGTCATTACACACTTTATGTGACTGATTTCATCTGCTCTTTTAGTGGCACACTCTCTCAACCTCCCATTCTCCCCTCCATTCTTCTCAGTTTTCTGAATCTTACCAGAGTTTTGCCAGCTGTTCCTCCCACTCTCCTCCGGTCCACAAACATGGTGTCGATCTCATTCCCATCACAAGCCACCAGTTTGTTCCGCCGACCTTCATAC comes from the Myxocyprinus asiaticus isolate MX2 ecotype Aquarium Trade chromosome 15, UBuf_Myxa_2, whole genome shotgun sequence genome and includes:
- the LOC127452605 gene encoding phosphatidylserine lipase ABHD16A-like, coding for MAVWMWLRCLFGPNLQRIHRSPDQTRAARRGWNYQPRGLERHTDSILGWASVLWSLSYYSSPLLLGYLYRKGYICTSKLVPLSQYLGTVLICLLGVACLRGWGRWRNPEYLQFITILEETRKNLTPSNKKKLACFDFDFKHWPADFSWKEISSPKLSKGGVSLLRPEPKLRGAADNVLSSVRTLPCHILSYLIAHSFGRRILYPGSVGLLQKAMRPMLQQGQARLVEEYEGRRNKLVACDGNEIDTMFVDRRRVGGTAGKTLVICCEGNAGFYEVGCMNTPLEGGYSVLGWNHPGFGGSTGVPFPQNEANAMDVVIQFAVHKLGFQFSDIIVYAWSIGGFTASWAVMSYPEIRALVLDASFDDLLPLALKVMPESWRPLVTHTVRQYMNLNNAEQLCKYQGPVLLIRRTKDEIITTTGPEDIMSNRGNDLLLKLLQYRYPQVMTDDAIRTVRQWLSAGTQIEEESVYTGYEVDDDWCLSVLQSYQTDRETPFPWSVGEDMTPEGRRQIALFLARKYMRNFETTHCTPLPISEFRSPWRL